The following coding sequences are from one Geodermatophilus normandii window:
- a CDS encoding PKD domain-containing protein, translating to MTSARTAASPRALLAGLLATLLFAGVLGAAVPGTASADWAPVNPADPATPATVTADALPTVQINGVAWTQVVVGNTVFVGGDFSTARPAGAAPGVAETPRSNLLAYDIRTGELITSFAPALDGQVLALAASPDGSRLYVGGDFGRVNGQVRSRIAAFNAATGELVTDFRPAVSGQVSAIAATNATVYFGGTVTAVGSVARTRLAAVSAATGALTAWAPQPGGTSNQILAITLAGTNQVVVGGRFASLNGTATSGVGALDATTGATRPFAVGQRITNQGPDAAIYSLTTSNGVVYGTGYDFGGPGNLEDTFAARADGGQAVWFSDCRGDHYSVHATSTVVYTASHAHDCANIGSFPEQQPRVHMFANALSAAATGTVQRISDLRGGNTNLVGQPAPSYLPWDPDFIAGTYTGQFQAGWSVTGNGDYVVYGGEFPTVNGVGQQGLVRFAVPALAPNRVGPATSRPFALTTTMVPGAVRLTWPSVTDRDNENLTYRVYRDSDTSAPVCEATRPTRWWDLPAFGCVDTSASAGSHRWLVTVSDPAGNRLSSAWVTATVPAASSGASRPYARAVAADGALDHWWLGEGSGGIAYDYAGTRDLTVGGGVTRGAAGAIPGDTNTASTFNGTSSGTASTGTAVAGPQTFSVEAWFQTTSTAGGKIIGFGDRTTGLSDNRDRHVWMDTSGRLSFAIWDGTAQTVTGSTAYNDGRWHHVVGTMTRSGLALYVDGTLVASKTGSMRAQAFNGYWRIGGDASWSGSPWFTGRIDEVAVYPSALSAQQVANHAALGRGQNLAPTAAFGTQVADLTARVDAGASTDPEGVIRSYAWDFGDGTTATGVTAARTYAAPGTYTVRLTVTDGGGLTATTTRSVTVTAPPTGAGSIAADTFGREVASGWGTAERGGVWTTSGSTSVSAGTGRLAGAAGQSASARLSGVSRTDVALQATLTMPQLATGGGTYVGLAAQSVGLSDYRVKLRYRSDGQVEVMLARTVDDVETILDGYQLPGGYAAGTALTVRFETSGGAPTTLRLKVWPAGTAEPAAWSLTRTDATASLQRPGAVSLDTYVSASATATSTLRVDDLRVEPAGTVTTPTPQPNQAPVAAFTATPSQLTVAVDGSGSTDDTGVTGYAWDFGDSATATGATASHTYAAAGTYTVRLTVTDAAGLTGTTTRTVTVTAPPAGPQPGAPIAADTFGREVASGWGTAEVGGAWTTSGTTSVTGGAAQLSGARGQSASARLAGVNRTDVVVQATLTVPQLTTGGGTYVSLATQQVGLTDYRAKLRFRADGQVEVMLMRTVNDEDTILGGYLLAGGYTAGTSLNVRLETSGTGTTTVQVKVWRAGTTQPTAWDLTRTDTTAALQRPGAVALDTYTSGSSTATATVRVDDLRVDPAGTTGTTPTPQPNQAPVAAFTATPSALTVAVDGSGSTDDTGVTGYAWDFGDSATATGATASHTYAAAGTYTVRLTVTDAAGATGTTTRSVTVAAAQPTNQAPVAAFTATPSALTVAVDGSGSTDDTGVTGYAWDFGDDGTATGATASHTYAAAGTYTVRLTVTDAAGLTGTTTRSVTVAAAQPQPGTQPLAADAFERQVTGGWGTADTGGPWAVAGPVANASVTGGAGQLSVPAGQTSSAALAQFSRQDVAVQVALTLPQAPTGGGAYVGLAARSVGLTDYRVKMRFRADGQVEVMLVRTVNDVDTILGGYLLPGGYRPGSSLTVRFEAAGTGTTTLRVKAWATGTAEPAAWALVRTDDAAVLQRAGTVLLDTYVSSSATAATAVRFDQLWVGEAGTAPAAP from the coding sequence GTGACGTCAGCACGCACGGCCGCCTCGCCCAGGGCTCTCCTGGCAGGCCTCCTCGCGACCCTGCTCTTCGCCGGGGTCCTCGGCGCAGCGGTGCCGGGCACCGCCTCGGCGGACTGGGCGCCGGTGAACCCGGCCGACCCCGCCACCCCGGCCACGGTGACGGCGGACGCCCTGCCCACCGTGCAGATCAACGGGGTCGCCTGGACCCAGGTCGTGGTGGGCAACACCGTCTTCGTCGGTGGCGACTTCAGCACCGCCCGCCCGGCCGGCGCCGCGCCCGGCGTCGCGGAGACCCCGCGCAGCAACCTGCTCGCCTACGACATCCGCACCGGTGAGCTGATCACCTCCTTCGCCCCGGCGCTCGACGGTCAGGTCCTGGCCCTCGCCGCCTCGCCGGACGGCTCCCGCCTCTACGTCGGTGGCGACTTCGGGCGGGTCAACGGGCAGGTGCGCAGCCGCATCGCCGCCTTCAACGCCGCCACCGGGGAGCTGGTGACCGACTTCCGGCCGGCCGTGTCCGGTCAGGTGTCGGCCATCGCGGCGACCAACGCGACCGTCTACTTCGGCGGCACCGTGACCGCCGTCGGCTCCGTCGCCCGTACCCGGCTGGCCGCCGTCAGCGCCGCCACCGGCGCCCTCACCGCCTGGGCGCCGCAGCCCGGCGGCACCAGCAACCAGATCTTGGCGATCACGCTGGCCGGCACGAACCAGGTCGTCGTCGGCGGCCGGTTCGCCTCCCTGAACGGCACGGCGACGTCCGGCGTCGGCGCCCTCGACGCCACCACCGGCGCCACGAGGCCCTTCGCCGTCGGGCAGCGGATCACCAACCAGGGACCGGACGCCGCGATCTACAGCCTCACGACCAGCAACGGGGTCGTCTACGGCACCGGCTACGACTTCGGCGGCCCGGGCAACCTCGAGGACACCTTCGCCGCGCGGGCCGACGGGGGACAGGCGGTCTGGTTCTCCGACTGCCGCGGTGACCACTACTCGGTCCACGCGACCAGCACCGTCGTCTACACCGCGTCGCACGCCCACGACTGCGCCAACATCGGCAGCTTCCCCGAGCAGCAGCCCCGCGTGCACATGTTCGCCAACGCGCTGTCCGCGGCAGCGACGGGGACCGTGCAGCGGATCAGCGACCTGCGCGGCGGCAACACCAACCTGGTCGGTCAGCCGGCCCCCTCGTACCTCCCGTGGGACCCGGACTTCATCGCCGGCACCTACACCGGCCAGTTCCAGGCCGGCTGGTCGGTCACCGGCAACGGCGACTACGTCGTCTACGGCGGGGAGTTCCCCACCGTCAACGGCGTCGGCCAGCAGGGCCTCGTCCGCTTCGCCGTCCCGGCGCTGGCGCCCAACCGGGTCGGCCCGGCCACCAGCAGGCCCTTCGCGCTGACCACCACGATGGTCCCCGGCGCCGTCCGGCTGACCTGGCCGTCGGTCACCGACCGGGACAACGAGAACCTGACCTACCGCGTGTACCGGGACAGCGACACCTCCGCGCCGGTCTGCGAGGCCACCCGGCCGACCCGGTGGTGGGACCTGCCGGCGTTCGGCTGCGTGGACACCAGCGCCTCGGCGGGCTCGCACCGCTGGTTGGTGACGGTCAGCGACCCGGCGGGCAACCGGCTGAGCTCCGCGTGGGTCACCGCCACGGTGCCCGCCGCCAGCAGCGGCGCGTCCCGGCCGTACGCCCGAGCGGTGGCGGCCGACGGTGCCCTGGACCACTGGTGGCTCGGCGAGGGCTCCGGCGGCATCGCCTACGACTACGCCGGCACCCGCGACCTCACGGTCGGCGGTGGCGTGACGCGCGGCGCGGCGGGTGCCATCCCGGGCGACACCAACACGGCGTCGACCTTCAACGGCACCTCGAGCGGCACCGCGTCCACCGGCACGGCCGTCGCCGGCCCGCAGACGTTCAGCGTGGAGGCGTGGTTCCAGACGACGTCCACCGCCGGCGGCAAGATCATCGGCTTCGGTGATCGCACCACCGGGCTGAGCGACAACCGCGACCGGCACGTCTGGATGGACACCAGTGGCCGGCTGTCGTTCGCCATCTGGGACGGCACGGCCCAGACCGTCACCGGCTCCACCGCCTACAACGACGGCCGCTGGCACCACGTCGTGGGCACGATGACCCGGTCCGGGCTCGCCCTGTACGTCGACGGGACCCTCGTCGCCTCCAAGACCGGTTCGATGCGCGCCCAGGCGTTCAACGGTTACTGGCGGATCGGCGGCGACGCCTCCTGGAGCGGTTCCCCGTGGTTCACCGGGCGGATCGACGAGGTCGCCGTCTACCCGTCCGCGCTGTCGGCGCAGCAGGTGGCGAACCACGCCGCCCTCGGCCGGGGCCAGAACCTCGCCCCGACCGCCGCCTTCGGCACGCAGGTCGCCGACCTGACCGCCCGGGTCGACGCCGGCGCCTCCACCGACCCCGAGGGCGTGATCCGCTCCTACGCCTGGGACTTCGGTGACGGCACCACGGCCACCGGGGTGACCGCCGCGCGCACCTACGCCGCGCCGGGCACCTACACCGTGCGGCTGACCGTGACCGACGGCGGTGGCCTGACCGCCACCACCACCCGGTCGGTCACCGTCACCGCGCCCCCGACCGGCGCCGGCTCCATCGCGGCCGACACCTTCGGCCGGGAGGTCGCCTCCGGCTGGGGCACCGCCGAGCGCGGCGGCGTCTGGACCACCTCCGGCTCGACCTCGGTCAGCGCCGGCACCGGCCGGCTGGCCGGCGCCGCCGGGCAGAGCGCCTCGGCGCGGCTGTCGGGCGTGAGCCGGACCGACGTCGCCCTCCAGGCGACGCTGACCATGCCGCAGCTCGCCACCGGCGGCGGCACCTACGTCGGCCTCGCCGCCCAGAGCGTCGGGCTCAGCGACTACCGGGTGAAGCTCCGGTACCGCTCCGACGGCCAGGTCGAGGTCATGCTCGCCCGCACCGTGGACGACGTGGAGACCATCCTCGACGGCTACCAGCTGCCCGGCGGGTACGCCGCGGGCACGGCCCTGACGGTGCGGTTCGAGACCAGCGGCGGTGCGCCCACGACCCTCAGGCTCAAGGTGTGGCCGGCCGGCACGGCCGAGCCCGCGGCCTGGAGCCTGACCCGGACCGACGCGACCGCGTCGCTGCAGCGCCCGGGCGCGGTGTCGCTGGACACCTACGTCTCCGCCAGCGCGACGGCGACCTCGACGCTCCGCGTCGACGACCTCCGGGTCGAGCCGGCCGGCACGGTGACGACGCCCACCCCGCAGCCGAACCAGGCTCCGGTGGCGGCCTTCACCGCGACCCCGTCGCAGCTGACCGTGGCCGTGGACGGCTCGGGCTCGACCGACGACACCGGCGTGACCGGCTACGCGTGGGACTTCGGTGACAGCGCCACCGCCACCGGGGCCACCGCGTCGCACACCTACGCCGCGGCCGGCACCTACACCGTGCGGCTGACCGTCACCGACGCCGCCGGCCTGACCGGGACCACCACCCGCACGGTGACCGTCACGGCGCCCCCGGCCGGTCCGCAGCCGGGCGCGCCGATCGCGGCCGACACGTTCGGCCGGGAGGTCGCCTCGGGCTGGGGCACCGCCGAGGTCGGCGGGGCGTGGACCACGTCCGGCACCACGTCGGTCACCGGCGGGGCCGCCCAGCTCAGCGGCGCCAGGGGGCAGAGCGCCTCGGCGCGGCTGGCCGGGGTGAACCGGACCGACGTCGTCGTGCAGGCCACCCTCACGGTGCCCCAGCTGACGACCGGCGGCGGGACGTACGTCAGCCTCGCCACCCAGCAGGTCGGGCTCACCGACTACCGGGCCAAGCTGCGGTTCCGCGCCGACGGCCAGGTCGAGGTCATGCTGATGCGCACGGTGAACGACGAGGACACCATCCTCGGCGGCTACCTGCTGGCCGGCGGCTACACGGCGGGGACGTCGCTCAACGTGCGGTTGGAGACCAGCGGCACGGGCACCACGACCGTGCAGGTCAAGGTGTGGCGCGCCGGCACGACCCAGCCGACGGCCTGGGACCTGACCCGGACCGACACCACGGCGGCCCTGCAGCGCCCGGGCGCGGTCGCGCTGGACACCTACACCTCCGGCAGCTCGACGGCGACCGCCACGGTGCGCGTGGACGACCTGCGGGTCGACCCGGCCGGCACGACGGGCACCACGCCGACCCCGCAGCCGAACCAGGCTCCGGTGGCCGCGTTCACCGCGACGCCGTCGGCCCTGACGGTGGCCGTGGACGGCTCGGGCTCGACCGACGACACCGGCGTGACCGGCTACGCGTGGGACTTCGGTGACAGCGCCACCGCCACCGGGGCCACCGCGTCGCACACCTACGCCGCGGCCGGCACCTACACCGTGCGGCTGACCGTCACCGACGCGGCCGGCGCCACCGGGACCACCACCCGGTCGGTGACCGTCGCGGCGGCACAGCCGACGAACCAGGCGCCCGTGGCGGCGTTCACCGCGACGCCGTCGGCCCTGACGGTGGCCGTGGACGGCTCGGGCTCGACCGACGACACCGGCGTGACCGGCTACGCGTGGGACTTCGGTGACGACGGCACCGCCACCGGGGCCACCGCGTCGCACACCTACGCCGCGGCCGGCACCTACACCGTGCGGCTCACGGTCACCGACGCGGCCGGCCTGACCGGGACCACCACCCGGTCGGTGACCGTCGCCGCCGCCCAGCCCCAGCCGGGCACCCAGCCGCTGGCCGCCGACGCCTTCGAGCGCCAGGTCACCGGCGGGTGGGGCACGGCCGACACCGGCGGTCCCTGGGCCGTCGCCGGCCCGGTGGCCAACGCCTCGGTGACCGGCGGCGCCGGCCAGCTGTCGGTCCCGGCCGGGCAGACGAGCAGCGCCGCGCTCGCCCAGTTCTCCCGGCAGGACGTCGCGGTGCAGGTCGCGCTGACGCTCCCGCAGGCCCCCACCGGGGGTGGCGCGTACGTCGGCCTGGCCGCCCGCAGCGTGGGGCTGACCGACTACCGGGTGAAGATGCGGTTCCGGGCCGACGGCCAGGTCGAGGTCATGCTGGTCCGGACGGTGAACGACGTCGACACCATCCTCGGCGGCTACCTCCTGCCCGGCGGCTACCGGCCCGGCTCCTCGCTGACCGTCCGGTTCGAGGCCGCCGGCACCGGCACCACGACCCTGCGGGTCAAGGCGTGGGCCACCGGGACCGCCGAGCCGGCGGCCTGGGCGCTGGTCCGCACCGACGACGCCGCGGTGCTGCAGCGCGCCGGCACGGTGCTGCTGGACACCTACGTGTCGAGCTCCGCCACGGCGGCCACCGCGGTCCGGTTCGACCAGCTGTGGGTCGGCGAGGCGGGCACGGCGCCGGCGGCTCCGTGA
- a CDS encoding DUF1972 domain-containing protein: MARTSIALVGTRGVPARYGGFETAVEEVGRRLADRGHRVVVYCRTTPGAQEPPPAEHLGMELVHLPAARRRSLETLSHTALSVGHLLAHRTDAAIVFNAANAPLLPVLRAARIPVATHVDGLEWKRAKWGPAGRRYYRVAESLAVRWSDVLIADAQGIADYYRDTFDAPTTLLTYGAPLVDPGSDLLAGVGLEPGGYHLVVARFEPENHVDVIVRGHVASEAGKPLVVVGSAPYNDGYTRRVHALADERVRFLGGVWDQRLLDQLYANCATYLHGHSVGGTNPSLLRAIGAGAAVTAFDVAFNREVVRDAGRFFRTSQDVARQLAAVEADPARVERDRRRSRELARGYDWDEVAAGYEALAEDLASRRFPRRRPSGHRRPTDADLPGVPAPAGTVVPLPTPAQPRQWADEDLRAAQQ, translated from the coding sequence ATGGCCCGCACGAGCATCGCCTTGGTGGGGACCCGCGGGGTCCCCGCCCGCTACGGCGGCTTCGAGACGGCGGTGGAGGAGGTGGGCCGCCGGCTCGCCGACCGCGGGCACCGGGTGGTCGTCTACTGCCGCACCACCCCGGGCGCGCAGGAGCCGCCGCCGGCCGAGCACCTCGGCATGGAGCTGGTGCACCTGCCCGCCGCCCGCCGCCGGTCGCTGGAGACCCTCAGCCACACCGCGCTGTCGGTCGGGCACCTGCTGGCCCACCGCACCGACGCAGCGATCGTCTTCAACGCGGCCAACGCCCCGCTCCTGCCGGTGCTGCGCGCGGCGCGCATCCCGGTCGCCACGCACGTCGACGGGCTGGAGTGGAAGCGCGCCAAGTGGGGCCCGGCCGGCCGCCGCTACTACCGGGTGGCCGAGTCGCTGGCCGTCCGCTGGTCCGACGTCCTCATCGCCGACGCCCAGGGCATCGCCGACTACTACCGCGACACCTTCGACGCGCCGACCACGCTGCTCACCTACGGCGCCCCGCTGGTGGACCCGGGCTCTGACCTGCTCGCCGGGGTCGGCCTCGAGCCCGGCGGCTACCACCTGGTGGTGGCGCGGTTCGAGCCGGAGAACCACGTCGACGTCATCGTCCGGGGCCACGTCGCCAGCGAGGCCGGCAAGCCGCTGGTCGTCGTCGGCTCGGCGCCCTACAACGACGGCTACACCCGGCGCGTGCACGCCCTCGCCGACGAGCGGGTGCGCTTCCTCGGCGGGGTGTGGGACCAGCGGCTGCTCGACCAGCTCTACGCCAACTGCGCGACCTACCTGCACGGCCACTCGGTCGGCGGCACCAACCCCTCGCTGCTGCGCGCCATCGGCGCCGGCGCGGCGGTGACCGCCTTCGACGTCGCCTTCAACCGCGAGGTCGTGCGCGACGCGGGCCGTTTCTTCCGCACGTCGCAGGACGTCGCCCGCCAGCTGGCCGCCGTCGAGGCCGACCCCGCCCGCGTCGAGCGGGACCGCCGCCGGTCCCGTGAGCTCGCCCGCGGCTACGACTGGGACGAGGTCGCCGCCGGCTACGAGGCCCTCGCCGAGGACCTGGCCTCCCGCCGCTTCCCCCGGAGGCGGCCCAGCGGACACCGCCGGCCCACCGACGCCGACCTGCCGGGCGTCCCGGCGCCCGCGGGCACCGTGGTCCCCCTGCCCACCCCGGCGCAGCCGCGGCAGTGGGCCGACGAGGACCTCCGGGCGGCCCAGCAGTGA
- a CDS encoding sugar transferase has protein sequence MSRPPSRRWEGRYSAALHALDLTAAVAATGTVLFASSADVRAALLVPAVVMVLAWPVLLAAAGAHDERVFGTGSDEFRRVGRAGFLLLALTSFVSYVAQLDLSRALVVLAVPALTVLTLTGRYAARCRLRRLRARGSCTKRVVVVGRGRAVTELAARLRRGDFAGLEVVAACVTPDSRSSVAEALRVPVSGLDDVATAVARHGADTVAVTSASETAAEYLRRLSWQLEGTGTELLVAPGLIEVAGPRLHIRPFEGLPLLSVEQPRFEGWRRVVKGGVDRAAAALALLFLAPVLLVIALAVRLDSPGPVLYRQERVGVNGSGFTILKFRSMAVDADRRLAELLDRNEGDGLLFKMRRDPRVTRVGRWLRRFSLDELPQLFNVLGGTMSLVGPRPPLPAEVERYDSSVSRRLLVKPGLTGLWQISGRSDLSWEEAVRLDLRYVENWSLALDALILVKTVRAVVSSSGAY, from the coding sequence GTGTCCCGCCCGCCGTCGCGCCGCTGGGAGGGCCGCTACTCGGCCGCCCTGCACGCCCTCGACCTGACCGCCGCGGTCGCCGCGACCGGCACCGTGCTCTTCGCCTCGTCGGCCGACGTCCGGGCGGCCCTGCTGGTGCCGGCCGTCGTCATGGTGCTCGCCTGGCCGGTGCTGCTGGCCGCCGCCGGCGCCCACGACGAGCGGGTGTTCGGCACCGGCAGCGACGAGTTCCGCCGCGTCGGCCGGGCCGGCTTCCTCCTGCTCGCCCTGACCAGCTTCGTGTCCTACGTCGCGCAGCTCGACCTCAGCCGCGCCCTCGTCGTCCTCGCCGTCCCCGCGCTCACCGTGCTCACCCTCACCGGCCGGTACGCCGCCCGGTGCCGGCTGCGCCGGCTGCGCGCCCGGGGCTCGTGCACCAAGCGGGTCGTCGTCGTCGGCCGCGGCCGCGCGGTCACCGAGCTGGCCGCCCGGCTGCGCCGCGGCGACTTCGCCGGCCTGGAGGTCGTGGCCGCCTGCGTGACGCCCGACAGCCGCAGCAGCGTGGCCGAGGCGCTGCGCGTCCCCGTCTCGGGACTGGACGACGTCGCCACCGCGGTCGCCCGCCACGGCGCCGACACCGTCGCGGTCACCTCGGCCAGCGAGACCGCGGCGGAGTACCTGCGCCGGCTGTCCTGGCAGCTGGAGGGCACCGGCACCGAGCTGCTCGTCGCACCGGGCCTCATCGAGGTCGCCGGCCCGCGGCTGCACATCCGGCCCTTCGAGGGCCTGCCGCTGCTGTCGGTGGAGCAGCCGCGCTTCGAGGGCTGGCGCCGGGTGGTCAAGGGCGGCGTCGACCGCGCCGCGGCCGCGCTGGCCCTGCTGTTCCTGGCGCCGGTGCTGCTGGTCATCGCGCTCGCCGTCCGGCTGGACAGCCCCGGGCCGGTCCTCTACCGCCAGGAGCGCGTGGGCGTGAACGGCAGCGGGTTCACCATCCTCAAGTTCCGCAGCATGGCCGTCGACGCCGACCGCCGGCTGGCCGAGCTGCTCGACCGCAACGAGGGCGACGGGCTGCTGTTCAAGATGCGCCGCGACCCGCGGGTCACCCGGGTCGGCCGCTGGCTGCGCCGCTTCTCCCTCGACGAGCTCCCGCAGCTGTTCAACGTCCTCGGCGGGACCATGTCGCTGGTCGGCCCGCGGCCGCCGCTGCCGGCCGAGGTCGAGCGCTACGACTCCTCGGTCAGCCGCCGGCTGCTGGTCAAGCCCGGGCTCACCGGCCTGTGGCAGATCTCCGGCCGCAGCGACCTGTCCTGGGAGGAGGCCGTGCGCCTGGACCTCCGCTACGTGGAGAACTGGTCGCTGGCCCTCGACGCGCTGATCCTCGTCAAGACCGTCCGCGCCGTCGTGAGCAGCTCCGGCGCGTACTGA
- the pth gene encoding aminoacyl-tRNA hydrolase, translating into MGLGNPGPGYAGNRHNVGAMVLDELAARAGVKLTAGKGARARALAGEGRLAGRRVVLARPTTYMNESGGPVRGLLDYHKLPVADLVVVHDELDIPFAAVRLKRGGGEGGHNGLRSISRSTGTRDYLRVRVGIGRPPGRQDPADFVLKDFSATERKELDLLVAEAADAAEELLALGLEGAQNVVHPRT; encoded by the coding sequence GTGGGCCTGGGCAACCCGGGCCCCGGCTACGCGGGCAACCGGCACAACGTCGGCGCGATGGTGCTCGACGAGCTCGCCGCGCGCGCCGGCGTGAAGCTCACCGCCGGCAAGGGCGCGCGCGCCCGCGCGCTGGCCGGCGAGGGACGCCTGGCCGGCCGCCGCGTCGTTCTGGCCCGGCCGACGACGTACATGAACGAGTCCGGCGGTCCCGTCCGCGGCCTGCTCGACTACCACAAGCTGCCGGTCGCCGACCTCGTCGTCGTCCACGACGAGCTCGACATCCCCTTCGCGGCCGTGCGCCTCAAGCGCGGCGGCGGCGAGGGCGGCCACAACGGCCTGCGCTCCATCAGCCGCTCGACCGGGACCAGGGACTACCTGCGCGTGCGGGTCGGCATCGGCCGCCCGCCCGGCCGGCAGGACCCGGCCGACTTCGTGCTCAAGGACTTCTCCGCGACCGAGCGCAAGGAGCTCGACCTGCTGGTCGCCGAGGCCGCCGACGCCGCCGAGGAGCTGCTCGCCCTGGGCCTCGAGGGGGCGCAGAACGTGGTGCACCCCCGCACCTGA
- a CDS encoding 50S ribosomal protein L25/general stress protein Ctc → MADHRLVAEARTEFGKGSARRTRRAGRVPAVLYGHGQDVVHLSLPAREFAAVLRNGGSNALITVVLDGTEHLALTKSVQRDPLTRQHEHVDLLAVRRGEKTTVEVPLVVVGEPGVDAITNHQLNTVSIEADATALPDTIEVDVTGRTAGQNITAGDLVLPRGATLVTDPEALVIGFLGAPTAEQLDAELAEAEAEAGIEREESAPAAEGVGQGDVVPEPLAQGSGESIESTENS, encoded by the coding sequence GTGGCTGACCACCGCCTCGTCGCCGAGGCCCGCACCGAGTTCGGCAAGGGCAGCGCCCGCCGGACCCGCCGCGCGGGCCGCGTCCCCGCCGTCCTCTACGGGCACGGCCAGGACGTCGTCCACCTGTCCCTGCCGGCCCGCGAGTTCGCCGCGGTCCTGCGCAACGGGGGCAGCAACGCCCTGATCACCGTCGTCCTCGACGGCACCGAGCACCTCGCGCTCACCAAGTCGGTGCAGCGCGACCCGCTGACCCGCCAGCACGAGCACGTCGACCTGCTGGCCGTTCGCCGCGGCGAGAAGACGACCGTCGAGGTGCCGCTCGTCGTCGTCGGCGAGCCCGGCGTGGACGCGATCACCAACCACCAGCTCAACACCGTCTCGATCGAGGCCGACGCCACGGCGCTGCCCGACACGATCGAGGTCGACGTCACCGGCCGCACCGCCGGCCAGAACATCACCGCCGGCGACCTCGTCCTCCCGCGCGGCGCCACGCTGGTCACCGACCCGGAGGCGCTGGTCATCGGCTTCCTCGGTGCGCCGACCGCCGAGCAGCTCGACGCCGAGCTCGCCGAGGCCGAGGCCGAGGCCGGCATCGAGCGCGAGGAGTCCGCGCCGGCCGCCGAGGGCGTCGGCCAGGGCGACGTCGTCCCCGAGCCGCTGGCGCAGGGCAGCGGCGAGTCGATCGAGTCGACCGAGAACAGCTGA